The Mesorhizobium sp. B2-8-5 genome segment CCGGTCTTCGGCGAGTAGGCGGCCGGCTGCTGGTCCTTGGTTCCAAGCGCTGCCGGGCAGATACCCGTCGAGTTAGTGTCTTCGCCGTTCTGCTGCGTCGAATATTTCGCCACGACCTGCGGGCGGCCGTATTCCTTGCTGTTGGGGTCCATATTGACTTCGGTCGCCCAGTTCACCGCCGGGTCGTACTTCTTGGCGACGAGAAGTTCGCCGTTGGCGCGATCCATGGTGTAGGCGAAGCCGTTGCGGTCAAAATGCACCAGCACATCGTGCTTTTTGCCTTTGACCTCCATGCCGTCGACGAGAATCATCTCGTTGATGCCGTCAAAGTCCCATTCGTCATGCGGGGTCATCTGGTAGACCCATTTGGCCACGCCGGTGTCGGCATCGCGGGCGAAGATGGTCATCGACCAGCGATTGTCTCCGGGGCGCTGGACCGGGTTCCAGGTCGAGGGATTGCCGGTGCCGTAGTAGACGAGGTTCAGCTTGGGATCATAGGAATACCATCCCCAGGTCGTGCCGCCGCCCGTCTTCCACTGCTCGCCTTCCCAGGTATTCGTGCCGGAGTCCTTTCCCACCGACTTGCCGAGCTGCGTGGTCTTCTCGGGATCGAGCAAGGTGTCCGCATCCGGACCTTCCGAATAAGCCTTCCAGGCGAGCTTGCCATCCTTCAGATTGTAGGCGGCCAGCCAGCCGCGGACGCCGAATTCCGCACCGGATACGCCAACGAGGACCTTGTCCTTGATGACCACCGGCGCCGATGTGCCGGACTCACCCTTGCCGCCGTCGGTCTGTTCGCCGTTCTTGACCGACCACACGACCTTGCCGGTCTTGGCATCGAGCGCAACGACGGTTGTGTCGGCCTGGTTGAGAATGATCTTGCCGTCTCCGTAGGCGACGCCGCGATTGACCGTGTCGCAGCACATGATCGGAATGACGTTGGTGTCTTGCTTGGGTTCGTACTTCCAGAGGATCTTCCCGTCATTGTCGAGATCGAGGGCGAAGACGGTGTTCGGGAACGGTGTGTGAACATACATCACGTTGCCGATGATCAGCGGTCCGCCCTCGTGGCCGCGCAGCACGCCGGTCGAGAAGGTCCATTTGACCTGCAGGTTCTTCACGTTTTCCTTGGTGATCTGCTTGAGCTTGGTATACCGGGTGTTGGCGTAGTCGCCAGTCTGCATCACCCAGTCTTTCGGATTTTCGGCCATCTTCACGAGGTCTTCGTTGGCTGACGCTGTATAGAGTGCGCCTAACGACAGTAGCGCGGCGGTTGTTGCGATGTAGGTGGCTTGAGTAAGTGCGCGCATCAAATTCCTCCCATGTTGACAACAAGAAATCGGCAATCAAGCTCGCAAGAGCTTGTTCAGGCGATTGGTATTGGGAAGTATTTCCGGCAGCTGTCACGACCTAAACTGCAAGTAGCAGAGGAACTTTC includes the following:
- a CDS encoding methanol/ethanol family PQQ-dependent dehydrogenase, producing MRALTQATYIATTAALLSLGALYTASANEDLVKMAENPKDWVMQTGDYANTRYTKLKQITKENVKNLQVKWTFSTGVLRGHEGGPLIIGNVMYVHTPFPNTVFALDLDNDGKILWKYEPKQDTNVIPIMCCDTVNRGVAYGDGKIILNQADTTVVALDAKTGKVVWSVKNGEQTDGGKGESGTSAPVVIKDKVLVGVSGAEFGVRGWLAAYNLKDGKLAWKAYSEGPDADTLLDPEKTTQLGKSVGKDSGTNTWEGEQWKTGGGTTWGWYSYDPKLNLVYYGTGNPSTWNPVQRPGDNRWSMTIFARDADTGVAKWVYQMTPHDEWDFDGINEMILVDGMEVKGKKHDVLVHFDRNGFAYTMDRANGELLVAKKYDPAVNWATEVNMDPNSKEYGRPQVVAKYSTQQNGEDTNSTGICPAALGTKDQQPAAYSPKTGLFYVPTNHVCMDYEPYKVSYTAGQPYVGATVSMYPAPGGDGNMGNFIAWDAAKGEIVWSKPEQFSVWSGALATAGDVIFYGTLEGYIKAVDEHGKELYKFKTPSGIIGNVTPFEHDGKQYIAVLSGVGGWAGIGLAGGLLSPDNAAAWHGAVDQGRAQGDQAAVVGTAGLGAVGGYAALADYTTLGGQLTVFGLPD